One segment of Vibrio gazogenes DNA contains the following:
- a CDS encoding methyl-accepting chemotaxis protein encodes MSKLTIKSRVYALSILPLLLISFGMIFISYTQMSNLNHTQQQLIHQYLSEQKRSELKAYIDIIDSSLTALKASNADRQDVIEKLSQIHFGDSGYVFGYDSKGNRLFLGDTGKGIGKNFWDLKDSKGNFLIQNLIKQGKDGGGFSSYFFPKPGEKVASEKLSYSIYESQWDMIIGIGFYIDDVEAITSQMATKSEHEMKRSFVWMMSIGVGMLCLVSVFTILFSRGILRPLQRFDQSIARFATGDADLTARMEAYHIPEYASLSRNFNNFVENLQNIIRQLRTNSDVISDETGHMLERSNQVDQLSNTQREETEQVATAVTEMTATAHDISQNASSAAAAAQSADEKAKEAMATVDSAVDSVAVLAKKIEFANMVMDKLESNVSNISSSLNVIQDIAEQTNLLALNAAIEAARAGEQGRGFAVVADEVRKLASRTQQSTGDIQHIIEQLKGATQEAVQSMLDSRTQSEDTVAKAHQASDALVEILDSVSMIMDMNTLIATATEEQSQVGQNISERVVIISEQSLQVADVTDENRKGSRDLQEQTQELKALVDRFTV; translated from the coding sequence ATGTCAAAATTGACCATTAAATCACGTGTTTATGCACTGTCTATACTCCCCTTGTTACTGATTAGTTTTGGGATGATTTTCATCTCATATACGCAAATGTCTAACTTGAATCACACCCAGCAACAATTGATTCACCAATACCTTTCTGAACAAAAACGCTCCGAATTGAAAGCGTATATCGATATTATTGATTCTTCTTTAACCGCTTTGAAAGCGAGCAACGCCGACCGACAAGATGTGATTGAAAAGCTTTCCCAGATTCATTTTGGTGACAGTGGTTATGTCTTCGGTTATGACAGTAAAGGCAACCGCCTTTTCCTGGGAGATACCGGGAAGGGGATTGGTAAAAATTTCTGGGATTTGAAAGATAGCAAAGGTAACTTTCTAATTCAGAACTTAATTAAACAGGGCAAGGATGGTGGTGGATTTTCGAGCTATTTTTTCCCGAAACCCGGAGAGAAAGTCGCCTCTGAAAAACTCAGTTATTCAATCTATGAATCTCAGTGGGACATGATCATCGGCATTGGTTTTTATATTGACGACGTTGAAGCGATTACATCTCAGATGGCAACGAAGTCCGAGCATGAAATGAAGCGGAGTTTTGTGTGGATGATGTCGATTGGCGTCGGCATGTTGTGCCTGGTGTCGGTGTTTACGATCTTGTTTAGTCGTGGCATCTTAAGGCCATTGCAACGATTTGATCAGTCGATTGCCCGGTTTGCCACTGGGGACGCTGATTTAACCGCTCGCATGGAAGCTTATCATATTCCTGAATATGCCTCTCTAAGCCGGAACTTTAATAATTTTGTCGAAAATCTGCAGAATATTATTCGCCAGTTGAGAACGAACAGTGATGTGATTAGTGATGAAACCGGGCATATGCTGGAGCGTTCTAATCAAGTCGATCAGTTATCGAACACACAACGGGAAGAAACGGAACAAGTGGCGACAGCGGTGACAGAAATGACCGCGACTGCACATGATATTTCTCAGAATGCTTCGAGCGCTGCTGCGGCTGCACAGTCTGCTGATGAGAAAGCAAAAGAGGCGATGGCGACGGTTGATTCGGCAGTTGACTCTGTTGCTGTTTTAGCCAAGAAAATTGAATTTGCCAACATGGTGATGGATAAGCTCGAAAGCAATGTCAGCAACATCTCTTCTTCATTGAATGTAATTCAGGATATTGCCGAACAGACTAACTTACTGGCGCTGAATGCTGCGATTGAAGCGGCCCGAGCCGGTGAGCAGGGACGCGGATTTGCGGTTGTTGCTGATGAAGTCAGAAAACTCGCCAGCCGGACCCAACAAAGTACCGGAGATATTCAGCACATCATTGAACAATTGAAAGGGGCGACCCAAGAAGCAGTTCAGTCGATGCTGGATAGTCGTACTCAAAGTGAAGATACCGTGGCAAAAGCACATCAAGCAAGTGATGCATTGGTAGAGATCCTCGATTCTGTCAGTATGATTATGGATATGAACACACTGATTGCGACGGCCACTGAAGAGCAAAGTCAGGTGGGACAAAATATTTCTGAACGTGTTGTGATTATTTCCGAGCAAAGCTTACAAGTGGCGGATGTTACGGATGAAAACCGTAAAGGCAGTCGGGATTTACAAGAGCAAACGCAAGAACTGAAAGCGCTGGTGGACCGATTTACGGTTTAG
- the greB gene encoding transcription elongation factor GreB, with protein sequence MKTNLITREGYNRLKQELDFLWLQERPEVTKKVTWAASLGDRSENADYQYNKKRLREIDRRVRYLRKRMEQVKIIDYSPQQDGKVFFGAWVEIENDEGETRYFRIVGPDEIYGDAKNYISIDSPMARALLKKEPDDELTVETPQGPKTWFINRIEYRPD encoded by the coding sequence ATGAAAACCAACCTGATTACCCGGGAAGGCTATAATCGCCTCAAACAAGAGCTCGACTTTCTCTGGCTGCAAGAACGCCCAGAGGTCACCAAGAAAGTGACTTGGGCCGCGAGTCTCGGCGATCGTAGTGAAAATGCGGATTACCAGTACAACAAAAAGCGCCTGCGGGAAATTGACCGTCGTGTCCGTTACCTGCGTAAACGTATGGAACAAGTCAAGATCATTGATTACTCACCTCAGCAAGACGGGAAAGTCTTCTTCGGTGCGTGGGTCGAAATTGAAAATGACGAAGGTGAGACAAGATATTTTCGCATCGTCGGCCCGGATGAGATCTATGGAGATGCGAAAAACTACATTTCTATCGATTCACCCATGGCCCGCGCGCTGCTCAAAAAAGAACCCGATGATGAACTCACCGTTGAAACGCCTCAAGGGCCAAAAACGTGGTTCATTAACCGAATCGAATATAGACCAGACTAA
- a CDS encoding Tex family protein has product MSQAICHTIASELNVRPEQVIAAVNLIDDGSTVPFIARYRKEVTGGLDDTQLRTLDSRLSYLREMDSRRQTILKSIQDQGKLTAELEQEILQADSKTRLEDLYLPYKPKRRTKGQIAIEAGLTPLADQLWEQPQTEPEQAAQAYLNPEQGIADIKAALDGARAIIMERIAEDANLLEKLRHYLLKHAVLVSTVIDGKAQEGEKFKDYFEHQEPISKVPSHRALAMLRGRNEGILSLALNADPEQEVGRRGSYCETLIAQHYGLHLSDAPADAWRQQVISWAWRIKVSMHMETELMSAMKERAEIEAIDVFATNLKDLLMAAPAGPRATLGLDPGLRTGCKVAVVDATGKVLATAVIYPHPPQKQYEKSIEVIGGLVRKFNVDLIAIGNGTASRETDLFAADLIKRGNLKTQKIVVSEAGASVYSASELAAKEFPDMDVSLRGAVSIARRLQDPLAELVKIDPKSIGVGQYQHDVNQSLLAKRLDAVVEDCVNAVGVDVNTASPALLTRVAGLSTTLADNIVAFRNEHGRFESRTTLKKVPRLGPKAFEQSAGFLRVMDGKNPLDASAVHPEAYPVVSAIAKNNQQEMKSLIGNSEFLKSLNARDYTDDHFGLPTVTDIIKELDKPGRDPRPEFKTATFADDIHEISDLEPGMILEGVVSNVANFGAFVDIGVHQDGLVHISALTDRFVSDPREVVKAGDIVKVKVMEVDAARKRIGLSMRLSDEPGQANRPTARNQTSRPAQKKPQRNTAATNNAMGGAFAAAFAKAKK; this is encoded by the coding sequence ATGAGCCAAGCTATCTGTCATACGATTGCTTCAGAGCTGAATGTTCGCCCTGAACAAGTTATTGCCGCGGTAAACCTGATTGACGACGGCAGCACCGTTCCCTTTATTGCCCGTTACCGCAAAGAAGTCACGGGCGGGCTGGACGACACCCAATTACGGACGCTGGACTCACGTCTTTCCTATTTACGAGAGATGGATAGCCGTCGTCAGACGATTTTGAAATCGATTCAAGACCAAGGGAAACTGACTGCCGAGCTGGAACAGGAAATTCTTCAGGCTGACAGTAAAACCCGCCTGGAAGATCTCTATCTGCCTTACAAACCCAAACGTCGCACCAAAGGACAGATTGCCATTGAAGCCGGATTGACACCACTCGCAGATCAACTGTGGGAACAACCGCAAACCGAGCCAGAGCAGGCAGCACAAGCTTATCTTAATCCTGAGCAGGGGATTGCTGACATCAAAGCCGCTTTAGATGGTGCCCGTGCCATTATCATGGAGCGAATTGCTGAAGATGCCAACCTACTGGAAAAGCTGCGCCATTATCTGCTCAAACATGCCGTTCTTGTTTCGACAGTCATCGATGGAAAAGCGCAAGAAGGTGAAAAATTCAAAGACTATTTCGAGCACCAAGAACCGATCAGTAAAGTCCCTTCTCACCGTGCACTGGCGATGTTACGTGGCCGCAACGAGGGTATTTTGTCACTGGCACTCAATGCCGACCCGGAGCAAGAAGTCGGCCGTCGGGGTTCTTATTGCGAAACGTTGATCGCACAACACTACGGACTTCATCTGAGTGATGCACCGGCTGATGCATGGCGTCAGCAAGTCATCAGTTGGGCGTGGCGGATTAAAGTCTCTATGCATATGGAGACCGAACTGATGTCCGCGATGAAAGAACGGGCAGAGATTGAAGCCATTGATGTCTTCGCCACCAATTTGAAAGATCTGCTGATGGCAGCGCCCGCCGGACCACGAGCCACACTAGGGCTGGACCCCGGCTTGCGTACCGGTTGTAAAGTCGCAGTCGTCGATGCCACGGGTAAGGTACTGGCAACCGCGGTTATTTACCCGCATCCACCGCAAAAACAGTATGAAAAATCCATTGAGGTCATTGGCGGGCTGGTGCGCAAATTCAATGTAGATTTGATTGCGATCGGCAACGGCACCGCTTCTCGTGAGACCGATCTGTTTGCCGCAGATTTGATCAAACGGGGGAATCTGAAAACGCAAAAAATTGTCGTCAGTGAAGCGGGTGCATCGGTCTATTCGGCATCCGAGCTGGCGGCAAAAGAGTTTCCGGATATGGATGTATCACTGCGGGGCGCGGTTTCAATTGCCCGGCGTTTACAGGATCCGTTGGCAGAGTTGGTTAAAATTGATCCGAAATCGATCGGCGTTGGTCAATACCAGCATGATGTCAATCAGTCACTCCTTGCCAAACGTCTGGACGCTGTCGTAGAAGACTGTGTCAACGCGGTCGGTGTGGATGTGAATACCGCCTCTCCGGCACTCCTGACCCGCGTTGCCGGACTCTCGACAACGCTGGCAGATAATATTGTGGCTTTCCGTAATGAACATGGCCGCTTTGAAAGCCGCACCACCTTGAAGAAAGTCCCTCGTCTCGGGCCAAAAGCTTTTGAGCAGAGTGCCGGCTTTTTAAGAGTCATGGACGGCAAAAACCCGCTGGATGCTTCGGCTGTTCACCCGGAAGCCTATCCGGTGGTTTCTGCGATCGCAAAAAACAATCAGCAAGAGATGAAATCATTGATTGGTAATAGTGAATTTCTTAAAAGCCTGAATGCCAGAGATTACACTGACGATCACTTTGGCTTGCCAACGGTTACCGATATTATCAAAGAGCTCGATAAGCCGGGGCGCGATCCTCGTCCTGAATTTAAAACGGCCACGTTTGCCGACGATATCCACGAAATCTCGGATCTGGAACCCGGCATGATACTCGAAGGGGTGGTCTCCAATGTTGCCAATTTTGGTGCGTTTGTCGATATCGGCGTTCATCAAGACGGATTGGTTCATATTTCCGCGCTGACTGATCGATTTGTGTCGGATCCGAGAGAAGTGGTCAAAGCCGGTGATATCGTCAAAGTCAAAGTCATGGAAGTTGATGCCGCAAGGAAGAGAATCGGCCTCTCAATGCGCCTGTCTGATGAACCGGGTCAAGCCAATCGTCCCACAGCGCGTAACCAGACTTCACGTCCGGCTCAAAAGAAACCGCAACGTAATACTGCTGCCACCAATAACGCTATGGGTGGAGCATTTGCCGCGGCCTTTGCGAAAGCGAAAAAGTAA
- a CDS encoding ATP-dependent Lon protease: protein MIVSPNNISVPLIAPSVNVPTEQAEHDNRVRAPVVPTVQLEKTNAERRLKSDDKQRKRASWDAADHPQYEIDSEQEQEIASSYEEETPSELERLFKLLALSTYSKDQGKGYTIRFRLPKHIIDAAITEGQMARRRTVIKYHYGHAIAPNTPSEVIAIL from the coding sequence ATGATTGTGTCACCAAATAATATCAGTGTGCCACTTATCGCCCCATCGGTGAATGTGCCGACGGAACAGGCAGAGCATGATAATCGTGTCAGAGCACCTGTCGTACCAACCGTGCAACTGGAAAAAACCAACGCAGAGCGGCGGTTGAAATCCGATGATAAGCAGCGTAAGCGAGCGTCTTGGGATGCAGCAGATCATCCTCAGTATGAGATTGATTCTGAGCAGGAACAGGAAATAGCTTCTTCCTATGAGGAAGAAACACCAAGTGAGCTTGAGCGGCTTTTCAAATTGTTAGCCTTATCGACCTACAGTAAAGATCAGGGCAAAGGTTATACAATACGGTTCCGGTTACCAAAACACATCATTGATGCAGCGATAACCGAAGGGCAAATGGCGCGAAGGCGAACGGTCATAAAATATCATTATGGACATGCCATCGCACCAAACACACCTTCGGAGGTCATCGCAATATTGTAA
- the bioH gene encoding pimeloyl-ACP methyl ester esterase BioH, translating to MVASLYWQVEGRGKDLVLVHGWGMNGGVWHNTVEVLKQNFRVHVVDLPGYGHSADIQAETLEEIAQLLILQAPKDAVWVGWSLGGLVATHMALHHADYVSQLITVASSPKFAAEKGWKGIQPQVLSAFTAQLVDDFQLTIERFMALQAMGSPTARQDVKQLKQMVFSRPAPQPQALMAGLNMLANVDFRDYIAQISVPMLRLYGRLDGLVPVQIAAQLDKMAPDSHCYIFTQSSHAPFMTEIELFCQQVRGFAQ from the coding sequence ATGGTGGCATCTTTGTATTGGCAAGTTGAAGGTCGCGGAAAAGATCTCGTATTGGTTCATGGCTGGGGGATGAACGGGGGCGTTTGGCATAATACCGTTGAAGTGCTTAAACAGAACTTCCGGGTGCATGTTGTTGATTTACCCGGATATGGACATAGTGCCGATATTCAGGCGGAAACTTTGGAAGAGATCGCTCAACTCTTGATTCTGCAAGCACCGAAAGATGCCGTTTGGGTCGGTTGGTCACTCGGGGGATTGGTCGCGACGCATATGGCGTTGCATCATGCTGATTATGTCAGTCAGTTGATCACGGTCGCCAGTTCTCCTAAGTTTGCTGCCGAAAAGGGATGGAAGGGAATTCAGCCACAGGTTTTGTCTGCGTTTACGGCGCAACTGGTCGATGATTTTCAACTGACCATTGAGCGTTTTATGGCGCTTCAAGCGATGGGTAGTCCGACAGCCCGACAAGATGTGAAGCAATTAAAACAAATGGTGTTTTCTCGTCCGGCACCACAGCCGCAAGCCTTGATGGCGGGATTAAACATGCTCGCGAATGTTGATTTTCGTGATTATATTGCTCAGATCTCGGTACCGATGCTGCGTCTTTACGGTCGGCTTGATGGTTTAGTGCCTGTGCAGATTGCTGCGCAATTGGACAAAATGGCCCCGGATAGCCATTGTTATATTTTTACGCAATCATCTCATGCGCCATTTATGACCGAAATTGAACTGTTTTGCCAGCAGGTGCGCGGGTTTGCACAGTAG
- a CDS encoding phosphoribosyltransferase family protein, which yields MLLQRIQHSFRHHIPRLCALCELPLTNQEHHWCASCLTYFQSTPRCTRCGLSMPFPTGRCGTCLQSPPLWNALYCLGDYAYPLAPMIHQIKYGRQFWHIPPLAALLAQVIPSPAPLLLPVPLHWRRYLYRGFNQSDLLAHHLSQALAVSYQTKLLQRTRSTPPQEGLHKNEREQNLRKAFMLRNRPSTNHIAIVDDVVTTGSTISQLCQLLLEVGVEYIDIYCLCRTPEYHNQ from the coding sequence ATGTTATTGCAACGCATTCAACACTCTTTCCGTCACCATATTCCCCGATTATGCGCGCTCTGTGAGCTGCCGTTAACCAATCAGGAACACCACTGGTGTGCCAGTTGCCTGACCTATTTTCAATCAACCCCCCGTTGTACACGATGCGGCTTATCGATGCCATTCCCAACCGGCCGATGCGGAACTTGCCTTCAGTCACCGCCACTGTGGAACGCCCTCTATTGCCTTGGTGATTATGCCTATCCGCTGGCCCCCATGATTCACCAAATCAAATACGGACGCCAGTTCTGGCACATACCGCCTCTTGCCGCACTTTTGGCGCAGGTCATCCCTTCTCCTGCGCCACTGTTACTTCCGGTTCCCCTACACTGGCGACGATATCTTTATCGCGGGTTCAATCAGAGTGATTTACTGGCGCACCATCTCAGTCAGGCGCTGGCAGTCTCCTATCAAACCAAACTGCTGCAACGGACTCGTTCAACACCACCGCAAGAAGGTCTGCATAAAAATGAAAGAGAACAGAATCTGAGAAAAGCGTTTATGTTACGCAACCGCCCCTCGACCAATCATATTGCGATCGTTGATGATGTCGTGACAACAGGCAGTACCATCAGTCAATTATGCCAATTATTGCTTGAAGTCGGTGTCGAATACATTGATATTTATTGCTTATGCAGAACTCCTGAATATCACAACCAATAA
- the nfuA gene encoding Fe-S biogenesis protein NfuA: protein MSNSITITESAQEHFAKLLDQQPEGTNIRVFVVNPGTQNAECGVSYCPPEAVESADTKIPFQAFSAYVDELSLPFLEDAVIDYVTDKMGAQLTLKAPNAKMRKVADDAPLLERVEYAIQTQVNPQLASHGGHIQLLEITDDGVAIIQFGGGCNGCSMVDVTLKDGIEKELLEQFSGELNAVKDLTEHDRGEHSYY from the coding sequence GTGTCAAATTCTATTACTATTACTGAATCCGCTCAGGAACATTTCGCAAAACTTCTCGATCAACAGCCGGAAGGGACTAACATTCGGGTTTTTGTTGTCAATCCAGGCACTCAGAACGCTGAGTGTGGCGTCTCTTACTGCCCGCCTGAAGCAGTAGAAAGTGCTGATACTAAAATCCCGTTTCAAGCGTTCTCTGCTTATGTTGATGAATTGAGCCTTCCCTTTCTCGAAGACGCTGTGATCGACTATGTAACCGATAAAATGGGCGCACAGCTTACACTCAAAGCACCCAACGCAAAAATGCGTAAAGTTGCGGATGATGCGCCGCTGCTCGAACGTGTCGAGTATGCCATTCAAACGCAAGTCAATCCTCAGTTAGCCAGTCACGGTGGTCATATTCAACTGCTGGAAATTACAGATGACGGTGTTGCCATTATCCAATTTGGTGGCGGGTGTAATGGTTGCTCGATGGTCGATGTCACACTGAAAGACGGCATCGAAAAAGAGCTGCTCGAGCAATTTTCCGGGGAGCTGAATGCGGTCAAAGACCTGACCGAGCATGATCGCGGAGAGCACTCATACTACTAA
- the nudE gene encoding ADP compounds hydrolase NudE, with protein MTSKQNPEILNITTVAQSRLFTVEALDLRFSNGEQRTYERMRPSGRHAVMMVPVTAQGDILLVREFAAGTQRYELGFPKGLIDPGESPEEAAVRELKEEVGFGAKQLIHLKDLILAPSYFSGQMSLFIAQDLYPEQLVGDEPEPLEIIRWPLNQAEELLTHLDFGEARSVAALLLTLNYMKQHPLLPEVNPL; from the coding sequence ATGACGTCTAAACAAAACCCAGAGATCCTAAATATCACGACGGTTGCTCAATCGCGTCTTTTTACAGTGGAAGCTCTGGATTTGCGTTTTTCCAACGGTGAACAGCGCACGTATGAACGGATGCGCCCCAGTGGACGCCATGCTGTGATGATGGTTCCAGTGACCGCTCAGGGAGATATTCTGCTGGTTCGTGAATTTGCAGCAGGCACACAGCGCTACGAATTGGGCTTTCCGAAAGGATTGATTGACCCTGGAGAAAGTCCTGAAGAAGCCGCTGTACGCGAGCTCAAAGAAGAAGTGGGATTTGGTGCAAAGCAGCTCATTCATCTCAAAGATCTGATTCTTGCTCCCTCTTATTTTTCAGGACAAATGTCTCTGTTTATCGCTCAGGACCTATACCCGGAGCAACTCGTTGGCGATGAGCCCGAGCCCCTTGAAATCATTCGCTGGCCGTTAAATCAGGCAGAAGAACTGTTAACTCATCTCGATTTTGGTGAAGCCCGCAGTGTGGCAGCGCTTCTTCTCACCTTAAATTATATGAAGCAGCATCCGCTGCTACCAGAGGTGAATCCATTATGA
- the cysQ gene encoding 3'(2'),5'-bisphosphate nucleotidase CysQ: MKQDHSHLLPQLIGIARSAGQLILDYYQTKSYESFTKSDQTPVTSADLAAHKLITEMLTALTPDIPVLSEEDADISLEKRSEWSRYWLVDPLDGTQEFIARSGDFATIIALVEDNQPVIGVVYGPVSGVTYYACRGKGAWKIPDLSDSLRIHTHQHEFPGQSISIAISRRQNINLITNRLSTEWNYDLVPLGSAALKACLVAEGAVDCYLRLGPTGEWDTAATQCIVEEAGGKLLSTKLSPLSYNLRETLENPNFIVIGDPTLPWQEILSHKG, encoded by the coding sequence ATGAAACAGGATCATTCACACCTGTTACCCCAACTGATTGGCATTGCCCGTTCAGCCGGGCAACTGATTTTGGACTATTACCAGACTAAATCCTACGAATCATTTACCAAATCAGATCAAACACCAGTGACGAGCGCTGATTTAGCAGCCCATAAACTCATTACCGAGATGCTCACCGCACTGACGCCCGACATTCCGGTCCTATCGGAGGAAGATGCCGATATCAGTCTGGAAAAACGTTCAGAATGGTCTCGCTACTGGTTAGTCGATCCCCTTGATGGTACGCAGGAGTTCATCGCACGCAGTGGAGATTTTGCGACAATCATCGCACTGGTAGAAGACAATCAACCCGTGATCGGGGTGGTTTACGGCCCAGTATCAGGCGTTACCTACTATGCCTGTCGTGGGAAAGGGGCTTGGAAGATCCCTGATTTATCGGACAGCTTACGGATTCATACCCACCAGCATGAATTTCCCGGTCAGTCGATTTCGATTGCCATCAGTCGCCGCCAAAATATCAACCTGATCACCAACCGGCTGAGTACAGAGTGGAATTACGATTTAGTGCCGCTCGGTTCTGCAGCACTGAAAGCTTGCTTGGTTGCCGAAGGTGCCGTTGACTGTTATTTGCGGCTGGGTCCAACCGGAGAATGGGACACTGCAGCAACGCAGTGTATTGTGGAAGAGGCCGGCGGAAAGCTCCTTAGTACGAAACTGTCACCGCTCTCTTATAATCTCAGAGAAACATTGGAAAACCCGAATTTTATCGTCATCGGTGATCCAACACTTCCCTGGCAAGAAATCCTTTCCCACAAAGGCTAA